From a single Apium graveolens cultivar Ventura chromosome 2, ASM990537v1, whole genome shotgun sequence genomic region:
- the LOC141706553 gene encoding protein VTE6, chloroplastic isoform X1: MIQDQELGLGLVDHAIQLFKTSPPTWRSALFSNLVIFIIGSPLLVSGLCFDGIVAAFLLGSLTWRAFGPSALFLVATFFVIGTAATKVKMVQKEAQGVAEKRKGRRGPGSVIGSSAAGCVCAFLSIYGVNGRAFYQLCKLGFVASFCTKLSDTVSSEIGKAYGNTAYLVTTFKVVPKGTEGAVSAEGTFAGFLASIFLACTAVLIGEINVPEAVICVVASQIANLGESFIGAALQEKEGFQWLNNDIVNVINISIGSSLAVLMQQLMLQSSKQSSL, translated from the exons ATGATTCAAGATCAAGAACTAGGTCTAGGTTTAGTTGATCATGCAATACAATTGTTTAAAACTTCACCACCTACATGGAGATCAGCCCTTTTTAGCAATTTAGTTATATTTATTATAGGCTCTCCTCTTCTTGTATCTGGCTTGTGTTTTGATGGTATTGTTGCTGCTTTCTTGCTTGGCTCTCTCACTTGGCGTGCTTTTGGCCCCTCTGCTTTGTTCCTTGTTGCCACCTTTTTTGTTATC GGCACAGCGGCAACAAAAGTGAAAATGGTTCAGAAGGAGGCACAAGGGGTAGCAGAAAAGAGAAAGGGGAGGAGAGGACCAGGAAGTGTAATCGGTTCCAGTGCAGCTGGTTGTGTTTGTGCTTTCCTTTCAATTTATGGGGTTAATGGGAGAGCATTTTATCAGCTTTGTAAGCTTGGTTTTGTTGCCAGTTTCTGTACTAAGTTGAGTGATACCGTCTCTAGTGAAATTGGGAAGGCTTATGGGAACACAGC GTACCTTGTAACAACATTTAAAGTAGTTCCTAAGGGTACAGAAGGAGCTGTCAGTGCTGAGGGAACCTTTGctggtttcctagcttctatctTTCTTGCTTGTACTGCTGTTCTTATTGGCGAG ATAAATGTACCGGAAGCTGTAATATGTGTAGTAGCTTCCCAGATTGCTAATCTTGGTGAAAGCTTCATAGGCGCTGCATTGCAAGAAAAGGAAGGGTTTCAATGG CTCAACAATGATATTGTCAATGTCATCAATATATCTATCGGCAGCAGTTTAGCGGTCCTAATGCAGCAGCTCATGCTACAAAGTAGTAAACAAAGTAGTTTGTAA
- the LOC141706553 gene encoding protein VTE6, chloroplastic isoform X2 yields MVLLLLSCLALSLGVLLAPLLCSLLPPFLLSQGTAATKVKMVQKEAQGVAEKRKGRRGPGSVIGSSAAGCVCAFLSIYGVNGRAFYQLCKLGFVASFCTKLSDTVSSEIGKAYGNTAYLVTTFKVVPKGTEGAVSAEGTFAGFLASIFLACTAVLIGEINVPEAVICVVASQIANLGESFIGAALQEKEGFQWLNNDIVNVINISIGSSLAVLMQQLMLQSSKQSSL; encoded by the exons ATGGTATTGTTGCTGCTTTCTTGCTTGGCTCTCTCACTTGGCGTGCTTTTGGCCCCTCTGCTTTGTTCCTTGTTGCCACCTTTTTTGTTATC TCAGGGCACAGCGGCAACAAAAGTGAAAATGGTTCAGAAGGAGGCACAAGGGGTAGCAGAAAAGAGAAAGGGGAGGAGAGGACCAGGAAGTGTAATCGGTTCCAGTGCAGCTGGTTGTGTTTGTGCTTTCCTTTCAATTTATGGGGTTAATGGGAGAGCATTTTATCAGCTTTGTAAGCTTGGTTTTGTTGCCAGTTTCTGTACTAAGTTGAGTGATACCGTCTCTAGTGAAATTGGGAAGGCTTATGGGAACACAGC GTACCTTGTAACAACATTTAAAGTAGTTCCTAAGGGTACAGAAGGAGCTGTCAGTGCTGAGGGAACCTTTGctggtttcctagcttctatctTTCTTGCTTGTACTGCTGTTCTTATTGGCGAG ATAAATGTACCGGAAGCTGTAATATGTGTAGTAGCTTCCCAGATTGCTAATCTTGGTGAAAGCTTCATAGGCGCTGCATTGCAAGAAAAGGAAGGGTTTCAATGG CTCAACAATGATATTGTCAATGTCATCAATATATCTATCGGCAGCAGTTTAGCGGTCCTAATGCAGCAGCTCATGCTACAAAGTAGTAAACAAAGTAGTTTGTAA
- the LOC141706552 gene encoding protein ROOT INITIATION DEFECTIVE 3-like — protein MASNFQEVVLTSSPDGPITGYDSLSGVISSEFTGSRSPRNGLCLVGKKLVAVSHVSAETGLGSVHLYNWYCKTPFHNLAVPEPVAPLAATRDGLYLFVGGLSGQIHTLSLPSGDLVQSFPAHRKAVSCLEINDDESLVLSGSDDGTITVIPLYNLISSSKRRKRDTILCRFVGHQGSVTSIYCGFGGGNYCTIMSSSLDSTCKIWSLMRGTHIRSIKFPCPMLSVLMDSTESEFYASGLDGVIYKGALKALSRQAVQEASKIVPLKQKHYGPIVSIQMLSGGQNLATASEDGNVWVWDIQTGEVVRILGHEMKIISSLVVAKVYNDPESHIVTTKNTRGGGGFSTKELQRPIGEVVELKKRLKVAVQDRARSVTNLESAFGIYENLLKLVVKQGKGGMSDSEDDENEDEDETEDV, from the coding sequence ATGGCATCAAACTTTCAAGAAGTTGTTCTCACAAGTTCTCCTGATGGTCCCATTACTGGCTATGATTCTCTGTCTGGTGTAATTTCATCGGAGTTCACTGGAAGCCGATCGCCTCGTAATGGTCTTTGCCTTGTTGGAAAAAAACTGGTGGCTGTGTCCCATGTTTCTGCAGAAACCGGATTAGGCTCCGTTCACCTCTATAACTGGTATTGTAAGACTCCCTTTCATAATCTTGCTGTGCCTGAACCTGTGGCTCCGCTGGCAGCTACACGTGATGGCTTGTATCTTTTTGTTGGTGGTCTTTCGGGCCAAATCCACACACTCTCACTCCCTTCGGGAGATCTAGTTCAATCATTTCCTGCCCACAGGAAAGCTGTGTCCTGTTTGGAAATTAATGATGACGAATCTCTTGTGTTGTCGGGTAGCGATGATGGGACAATTACTGTTATTCCCCTTTACAACCTCATATCATCTTCCAAACGGAGAAAGAGGGATACGATTTTATGTCGATTTGTGGGTCATCAAGGGTCTGTGACTTCCATCTATTGCGGCTTTGGAGGGGGCAATTACTGCACTATAATGTCTTCCTCTTTGGACAGCACTTGCAAAATCTGGAGTCTAATGCGCGGGACACACATCCGTTCAATCAAATTTCCTTGCCCGATGTTGAGTGTGTTGATGGACTCAACTGAGTCCGAATTCTATGCTTCAGGTCTAGATGGAGTGATTTACAAAGGAGCACTGAAGGCATTGTCTAGACAGGCTGTTCAAGAAGCAAGTAAAATCGTGCCACTGAAGCAAAAGCATTACGGGCCCATTGTATCCATCCAAATGCTGAGCGGTGGACAGAACCTGGCAACTGCATCAGAAGATGGTAATGTCTGGGTCTGGGACATCCAAACCGGAGAAGTGGTTAGAATTCTTGGACATGAAATGAAGATTATAAGTTCCCTGGTGGTGGCCAAAGTGTACAATGATCCTGAGAGCCATATCGTGACAACGAAAAATACCAGAGGTGGTGGTGGTTTCTCTACTAAAGAGCTGCAAAGGCCAATAGGGGAAGTAgtggaattaaagaaaaggttaaAGGTTGCGGTGCAGGACAGAGCCAGGTCTGTTACTAACCTGGAATCTGCATTTGGAATTTACGAAAATCTCTTGAAGCTCGTCGTAAAGCAAGGCAAAGGCGGAATGAGTGATTCTGaggatgatgaaaatgaagatgaagatgaaacTGAAGATGTTTGA
- the LOC141706555 gene encoding putative mannitol dehydrogenase has protein sequence MEKSAETQHPVKAFGWAATDTSGLLSPFKFSRRETGEEDVRFNVLYNGICHSDLHIIKNEWGSSTYPLVPGHEIVGVVTEVGSKVTKVKIGDHVGVGCLVGSCHTCKNCSNHLENYCPKLLFSYNSKYYDGTTTYGGFSDTIVCNEHFIVRWPENLPLDSGAPLLCAGITTYSPLKHFGLDKPGLHLGVVGLGGLGHVAVKFAKAFGLIVTVISTSANKKEEALKHLKADSFLVSTDPAQLQAAAGTLDGIIDTVSADHDLQPLVDLLTTDGRLVLVGLPSQPIQLPVFPLVNGRKVVAGSLIGGMKETQEMIDFAAKHNITADIELISMDYVNTAMDRLAKNDVRYRFVIDIGNTLQAA, from the exons ATGGAAAAATCAGCAGAGACTCAACATCCTGTTAAGGCATTCGGATGGGCTGCTACAGACACTTCTGGTCTACTTTCCCCGTTCAAATTCTCTAGAAG GGAAACAGGGGAGGAAGATGTTAGGTTCAATGTGTTATATAATGGAATCTGTCATTCTGATCTTCATATCATAAAGAACGAATGGGGATCATCTACGTATCCTTTGGTCCCGGG GCATGAGATTGTGGGGGTTGTGACTGAAGTAGGAAGCAAGGTAACAAAGGTGAAAATCGGAGACCATGTTGGCGTTGGATGCCTAGTTGGATCATGTCACACATGTAAAAACTGCAGCAACCATCTTGAGAACTACTGTCCCAAATTACTGTTTTCATACAATTCAAAATATTATGATGGAACTACGACTTACGGAGGTTTCTCTGATACCATTGTCTGCAATGAACATTTCATTGTGCGGTGGCCTGAAAACTTGCCTCTTGATAGTGGTGCTCCTCTTCTATGTGCTGGAATCACAACTTACAGCCCCCTCAAACACTTTGGTCTCGACAAGCCTGGTTTGCATTTGGGTGTTGTCGGACTTGGTGGATTAGGCCATGTAGCTGTCAAGTTTGCCAAGGCCTTCGGGCTTATTGTGACTGTGATTAGTACATCAGCCAACAAAAAAGAGGAAGCTCTTAAACACCTTAAAGCTGATTCATTCTTAGTTAGCACTGATCCAGCTCAGTTGCAG GCTGCTGCAGGCACTCTAGATGGTATTATCGACACAGTTTCTGCAGATCATGATCTCCAACCGCTCGTCGATCTGTTGACTACTGATGGCCGTCTTGTCCTTGTTGGTTTGCCAAGCCAACCTATTCAACTACCTGTTTTTCCTTTGGTTAATG gGAGAAAAGTAGTAGCTGGCAGTCTTATAGGAGGGATGAAGGAGACACAAGAGATGATTGATTTTGCAGCAAAGCATAACATAACAGCTGACATTGAGCTGATTTCGATGGATTACGTGAACACTGCAATGGATCGTCTAGCGAAAAACGACGTGAGGTATCGATTCGTCATCGATATCGGAAATACATTGCAGGCTGCCTAG
- the LOC141706554 gene encoding 8-hydroxygeraniol dehydrogenase-like: MEKSAETQHPVKAFGWAARDTSGLLSPFKFSRRETGEEDVRFNVLYNGICHSDLHNIKNEWGTSTYPMVPGHEIVGVVTEVGSKVTKVKIGDHVGVGCLVGSCHTCKNCSNHLENYCPKSLLSYNSVYYDGTTTYGGFSDTIVCNEHFIVRWPENLPLDSGAPLLCAGITTYSPLKHFGLDKPGLRLGIVGLGGLGHVAVKLAKAFGAHVTVISTSANKKEEALKHLKADSFLVSTDPAQLQAAAGTLDGIIDTVSADHALQPLIDLLTTDGCLVLVGAPSQPLQLPIFPLLTGRKIVAGSLIGGMKETQEMIDFAAKHNITADIELISMDYVNTAMDRLAKNDVRYRFVIDIGNTLQTA, encoded by the exons ATGGAAAAATCAGCAGAGACTCAACATCCTGTTAAGGCATTCGGATGGGCTGCTAGAGACACTTCTGGCCTTCTTTCCCCGTTCAAATTCTCTAGAAG GGAAACAGGGGAGGAAGATGTTAGGTTCAATGTGTTGTATAATGGAATCTGTCATTCTGATCTTCATAATATAAAGAATGAATGGGGAACATCTACGTATCCTATGGTTCCAGG GCATGAGATTGTGGGGGTTGTGACTGAAGTAGGAAGCAAGGTAACAAAGGTGAAAATCGGAGACCATGTTGGCGTTGGATGCCTAGTTGGATCATGTCACACATGTAAAAACTGCAGCAACCATCTTGAAAACTACTGTCCCAAATCACtgctttcatataattcagtATATTATGATGGAACTACGACGTACGGAGGTTTCTCTGATACCATTGTCTGCAATGAACATTTCATTGTGCGGTGGCCTGAAAACTTGCCTCTCGACAGTGGTGCTCCTCTTCTATGTGCTGGAATCACAACTTACAGCCCCCTCAAACACTTTGGCCTCGACAAGCCTGGTTTGCGTTTGGGTATTGTTGGACTTGGTGGATTAGGCCATGTAGCTGTCAAGCTTGCCAAGGCCTTCGGGGCTCATGTGACTGTGATTAGTACATCAGCAAACAAAAAAGAGGAAGCTCTTAAGCACCTTAAAGCTGATTCTTTTTTGGTTAGCACTGATCCTGCTCAGCTTCAG GCTGCTGCGGGCACTCTGGATGGCATTATCGACACGGTTTCTGCAGATCATGCTCTCCAACCGCTTATCGACCTACTGACTACAGATGGCTGTCTTGTCCTTGTTGGTGCGCCAAGCCAGCCTCTTCAGCTACCTATTTTTCCTTTGCTTACTG GGAGGAAAATAGTAGCTGGTAGTCTTATAGGAGGGATGAAGGAGACACAAGAGATGATTGATTTTGCAGCAAAGCATAATATAACAGCTGACATTGAGCTGATCTCCATGGATTATGTGAACACTGCAATGGATCGTCTAGCGAAAAACGACGTGAGGTATCGATTCGTGATTGATATCGGAAATACATTGCAGACTGCTTAG